In the Lepus europaeus isolate LE1 chromosome 18, mLepTim1.pri, whole genome shotgun sequence genome, one interval contains:
- the HEATR9 gene encoding protein HEATR9, with the protein MSYERKTDIFDISRLMLKYPWLEYRDRTKELREAMAPVHLPMSYYQVPKEVYPPSPDCWQQHSQKPSVIPYCYSETPETDMHWNILYDQQETWETQRMLAKMRDQPRYLQQETRIQNFCLPMSKLTSKAQAAPEPLEPTRDPLKWQRLKELTKSLKSPQEDEQLYAAQALGYLDVSDKFIMEALWQVAQTGSEKVKYEAYRSLAILGCLNKHVIHALIKQLKGQDEGRRMETLTGLRVALNSWAAVPKDKRTEVGDEEKLVLVLQTLMKKLVNEAALEAALCLGFLRPCSDMAQEFLLQRLCQGPKTQRMKALKMLVKMMHVHSAAVIMSILEQLCSSTVLDDRYEATQMLRTIGLEQIQAQGLEELTFDLLRRKTHNEPFLAMRQAVVETVEELRMKPVMMNAVEEQLMDPNATARQEAITSLGVLGFRSPQVFHLLLDMLDTEENQAVKKSLQETLVLWSSTDPWIQSKLKNKIFLAYEAPKTNVETAPARFRKKPETPEQLTIQDFRLARLSPLLIAKASTKMDQKKRLPAFLSCLPQDIEP; encoded by the exons ATGTCCTATGAAAGAAAAACTGATATCTTTGACATCTCCAGGTTAATGCTCAAGTACCCATGGCTGGAATATCGAGACAGGACCAAAG AACTCAGAGAAGCCATGGCTCCCGTCCACCTGCCCATGTCCTACTACCAG GTGCCGAAGGAAGTGTACCCCccgagtccagactgctggcaaCAGCACTCCCAAAAGCCCAGTGTGATCCCTTACTGCTACTCGGAGACGCCCGAGACCGACATGCACTGGAACATCCTGTATGATCAGCAagaaacatgggagacccagaggatgttAGCGAAAATGAGAGACCAGCCAAG GTACCTCCAGCAGGAGACTCGCATCCAGAACTTCTGTCTCCCCATGAGCAAGCTGACTTCAAAAGCTCAGGCAGCACCCGAGCCCTTGGAGCCTACCAGGGACCCTCTGAAGTGGCAAAGATTGAAG GAACTCACGAAAAGCCTGAAATCTCCCCAAGAGGATGAGCAGCTGTACGCAGCGCAG GCTCTAGGGTACTTGGACGTCAGTGACAAGTTCATCATGGAGGCACTGTGGCAGGTG GCCCAGACTGGTTCAGAGAAAGTGAAGTATGAGGCCTATCGATCCCTCGCCATCCTGG GCTGTCTGAATAAGCACGTGATCCATGCCCTCATCAAACAGCTGAAGGGGCAAGATGAGGGTCGAAGGATGGAGACTCTGACCGGGCTGCGAGTGGCTCTGAACTCCTGGGCGGCTGTCCCTAAAGACAAG AGGACTGAAGTTGGGGATGAAGAAAAGCTGGTGCTTGTGTTGCAAACGCTGATGAAGAAGCTGGTAAATGAAGCAGCCCTGGAGGCAGCCCTGTGCTTGGGTTTCCTGAGGCCCTGCAGTGATATGGCCCAAGAGTTCTTGCTGCAGCGCCTATGCCAAGGGCCCAAGACCCAGCGGATGAAG GCACTTAAGATGCTGGTCAAGATGATGCATGTTCACTCAGCTGCAGTCATCATGTCCATCCTAGAGCAACTGTGTTCTTCCACTGTCCTTGAC GACCGCTATGAAGCCACCCAGATGCTCAGGACCATTGGGCTGGAACAGATCCAGGCACAGGGGCTAGAGGAACTCACATTCGACCTTCTCAGGAGGAAGACGCATAACGAACCCTTCCTC GCTATGAGGCAGGCTGTGGTGGAAACTGTGGAAGAGCTCAGGATGAAGCCCGTGATGATGAACGCAGTGGAGGA GCAACTGATGGACCCTAACGCTACTGCACGCCAGGAGGCAATTACTTCTTTG GGAGTCCTGGGGTTCCGCAGCCCACAAGTGTTTCATCTGCTTCTGGACATGCTGGACACAGAAGAGAACCAGGCTGTGAAGAAGAGT CTACAAGAAACACTAGTCCTTTGGTCTTCAACTGATCCCTGGATCCAGAGCAAGCTGAAGAACAAGATTTTCTTAGCATATGAGGCACCTAAGACCAATGTGGAGACAGCGCCCGCAAGGTTCCGCAAGAAGCCCGAGACCCCAGAACAGTTAACTATCCAAGACTTCCGCCTTGCTAGGCTAAGTCCCTTGTTGATTGCAAAGGCCAGCACCAAGATGGACCAAAAGAAAAGGTTGCCTGCCTTCCTGTCCTGTCTCCCACAGGACATAGAGCCCTGA